A stretch of DNA from Rheinheimera sp. MMS21-TC3:
AAAATATCTAAAGCATGAAAAAATTCTTTTTTGAAAAAAGCTTCACGTCGCCCCTCATAAGCCAAGGTAGCAAGCGCCGATGGCACTGAGTAATTTCCCATAAAGCGGCCAAAACTACTCTCTAAGCCCCAAAGTGCAACAATAAATCGAGGCTGCACACCGTATTTATTACCAATTTTAGTTAATTCTGGTAAATATTTTACATAGCGCTCTTTTGCCATAGATATACGGATTTCACTTACCCGTTTAGGTAAATAGGTATCTAGGGTTTCAACAAATTCTGGCTGACTTTTATCCGCTGACACAACCCGCTCATGAAAGGTTAGTGAACTAAAGACCTGCTCTAGCAAATCGTTGCTATATCCCTTCGCTTTGGCTTCAGCTTTTAATGCTTGGCTATAGTCACTAAAGCTAGGCTTTACTTCATCTGCCAGCACTGAGCCACTAAGTAATACAGCAGCGCCAACTGCTGCTGTGATAAATTGAGTTACTGCAACTGAAAATTTTATTCTAAACATACTTATTCCTAATAACAGTGGCTTGACAGAGATTTTAAAGTCATTGCTTTGTGAGTTGTTGCGCTTTGTGCTTGGTAAGTAAACTTTCAACCGGTGGCGGTATTTGTAAATAAAAGCCTTGGCTTTGTAGCTGTTGCTTTACTTTGCTTAAATCCGCCAATGCTAAATGTTGCCTGGAGGCCAAGTTAATAATGGTTACTAATTGAGGTGGACCAAAGCTATTAAGTAAGGCTTCAGGCACTGCACTAAAGTCATCGCGTCGCTCTACATAAAGATAAGTTTGCTCTTTTTTCAGACTTTTATATACCGCACATAACATAGAATAAAACCACGCTCTAACCTTGCTTAACAAAGGCCTAAACTATAACATGAACCCTCAATATTGCGTACCCGCAACTCAGCGGCAACGTAAATAAATACTAAGGTTTCATGCTAATGGAACTTTCATATAATAAAAAGTGCGCTAAGAACCGTTATGTCAGATCAATTGTTGGAATTAAAAGGTAGCTTATTCCCTTTATCAGTACTTTCTTGTAAAGGACTGTCTATCAGCTCTTTACAACAACAGTTAAGCCAAAAGCTAGCTCAAGCTCCCGCTTTTTTTTATCAAGCACCTATCATACTTAACCTAACAGACTGCCAGCAAGTACCAGATTTCAATGCGATTAAACAGCTTTTTTCTGAGTTAAAGTTGGTTTTAGTGGGGGTATGTGGCGCCAATACTGAATTAAAGCAATTAGCACAGCAAGCTGGATTAGCAGCGTTACAGCTAGGTAAAGAGACTAAGTCGAATGCGACTAAGCCTATAGAGTCAGTCACTGAAACTGTAGTGAATATTCCTATGGATAGTAAAATAGTTGAACAGGCAGTGCGTTCTGGCCAACAAATTTATGCCAAAGGCACAGATTTAATTATTAAAGGCACTGTTGGTGCCGGTGCTGAAGTTATTGCTGATGGTAATATTCATATTTATGGTACTTTACGTGGCAAAGCTATTGCCGGCGCTGCTGGTGATAACAGCAAACGAATTTATTGTTACAACTTACAAGCTGAGCTTATCTCTATAGCGGGTAATTACTGGCTAAGCGAAAGCTTGCAAGGCGAATTTTGGGGCAAGCCGTCATGCATAAAACTGCAAGACGACCAGCTAGTATTAGCAGAATTAGTATAAGGATTAAACTATGGCAAAAATCATAGTCGTAACGTCAGGAAAAGGCGGAGTTGGCAAAACCACCTCTAGTGCAGCTATAGGTACTGGCTTAGCACTTAAAGGTAAAAAGACCGTCATTGTTGACTTTGACATTGGTTTACGAAATTTAGATTTAATTATGGGCTGCGAACGTCGAGTTGTTTACGACTTTGTAAACGTAATTAATGGCGACTCTAATTTAAAGCAGACTCTAATAAAAGATAAACGCTGCGATAATTTATTTATATTACCCGCGTCACAAACCCGCGATAAAGATGCCTTAACTAAAGAAGGTGTGGAGCGAGTTTTAGATGAATTAGCCAAAGACTTTGACTTTATTATTTGCGATTCACCTGCAGGTATTGAAGCAGGAGCCATGATGGCGCTGTATTTTGCTGACGAAGCTATAGTTGTCACTAACCCAGAAGTATCATCTGTACGTGATTCAGATCGTATTTTAGGTATGTTATCTAGCAAGTCTCGTCGTGCTGAAAACAACCAAGATTCTATTAAAGAACATTTACTACTTACTCGCTATAACCCTGAGCGGGTTGAAAAAGGTGAGATGTTAAGCGTAGAAGATGTTAAAGAAATTCTTTCAATTGACCTCCTTGGTGTTATCCCTGAATCGCAAGCTGTACTTAATGCTTCTAACTCTGGACAACCGGTGATTTTAGATACCGAAAGCGATGCTGGCCAAGCATATTTAGATACAGTTAATCGCTTACTTGGTGAAGCCGTTCCTTTTCGCTTTATCAATGTTGAAAAGAAAGGCTTGTTAAAACGGATTTTCGGAGGCTAATTAATGTCATTACTGGATTATTTTCGCTCATCAAAAAAGCGAACTGCAAATACAGCAAAAGAGCGACTACAAATTATCGTTGCCCATGAACGTAGAAAGCGAAACAGCCCAGACTATTTACCGCAATTAGAACGCGATATTTTAGAGGTTATTCGTAAATATGTGGATATTTCACCAGAACAAATTGCGGTGACTTTAGAGCAACGCGATAATGAATTATCGGTATTAGAATTAAACGTCACCTTCCCTGACGAAAAAAACTAATAGCGCTAACTTATACTAATATTCTCTAATACAAAAAAACCTCGCTTTTAGCGAGGTTTTTTTATGCTTGTGTTGCTATATGCTTAGGTATCTTAATATAAGGTAGTAATAGCTCTTTACGCCATCCTTGACAATACTCAGGTAGAGGTAAAGCCATACGCTGCTGATCTGATACCCGCCAACACCAGTTAACAAACTCGTTAAGTTGACGCTTAACAGATAAAAACTCCGCTGGCAGTTGCTGTTCTGTTGCTACCTGTTTAACAACAGCGCTTAATGCAGCCACCTCTTGCTTATAACCAATAAAATCTTCTTGATGATAAAAGCGCTGTGGGCATTCTTCTTGCGGTAAAGCTTTAGCCTGCTCAATAAGCTGGATGACTGTTTGGCCATGGCGACGCGCATCTCGGCTTGGTATATCAGGAATATTCAATAAACTTTCTACTGTACTTGGCCGACGCTTTGCCAATTCAAACAGCTGAGCATCTTTTAAGACTAAGCCTAAGGCTAAATCTTTTTGTTGCGCATACTGATAACGCCAGCTTACTAGTTCACGTAATACAGCAAGCTCTCTTGGTGTCAGTAACCAACTGTTTTTAACTTCTAAATACTTAAACTCCGGTGCCAGTTTTTGCTCTTTACGCTGCATTAACTGCTCACCTTCTGCCAATAACAACTTAAATTGTTCAGTACTAAGTTCTTGTTGTAACGCCTGATAAAGTGGATATAAAAACAGCACATCATTAGCAGCATAATTTAATTGTTTTTCAGCTAAAGGTCTTGCTAACCAGTCAGTGCGAGTTTCACTTTTATCTAATTGTTGAGCGGTAATACGTTCAACTAAATTAGCAAAACCAACACTAGTTCCCCAACCTAATAACTGTGCTGCGATTTGGCTATCAAAGAGTGGCGATATTATTTCAATGCCTATAGTCGCAAAGGCTTCAATATCTTCATTACAGGAATGTAATATCTTTACCATGCTAGTATTAGCGAAGACCGCTTTTAGGGGCTGCCAATCTGAAATGGCCAAAGGGTCAATTAAGGCTAAATGCTCGCCATCAAATAACTGAATTAAACCTAGTTTTGGATACAAAGTACTTTGACGAATAAACTCGGTATCAACCGCAAGCAAGGCACTTGCTGCAATACGCTGGCAATAACTTGCCAGCGCTGCATCATCGGATATTAATGGGATCATCTACAACCTAATATGACATCGTTTACGCTAAGACTATTTAGCTTTTTTTAGCTCTTCATCACGCAGTTCACGACGCAGAATTTTACCAACATTAGTTTTGGGCAGCTCTTTACGGAACTCTACATGTTTTGGTGCTTTATAGCCGGTTAAATACTGACGACAATGCGCTATCAACTCTTCTTCTGTTAATGAAGGGTCTTTTTTCACCACAAACAATTTAACCACTTCACCCGATACTTCGTTTGGCACGCCAACAGCGGCAACTTCAAGCACCTTATCGTTCATCGCAGCTACTTCTTCAATTTCATTAGGATAAACATTAAAACCAGAAACTAAAATCATATCCTTCTTTCGATCAACAATATAAAAGAAGCCTTCTTCATCCATACGGGCTATGTCACCAGTGTATAGCCAGCCATCTTTTAATACTTTGGCCGTTTCTTCAGGGCGATTTAAATAACCCAACATCACTTGTGGGCCACTAACTAGCATTTCACCAGATTCTCCCTTAGCAACATCAACTCCCTTTTCATCTACTATGCGAATGTTAGTAGAAGGTGCAGGCAAGCCAATACTGCCATTATAACCATCTAAATCATAAGGGCTAACAGTAACTAGCGGGCAGCACTCTGTTAAGCCATAACCTTCCAGTAAACGGGTACCCGTAATTTTCTGCCAACGCTCTGCCACTGGTCTTTGTACCGCCATACCACCACCTAAAGAGAGCTTTAAGGTGCTAAAATCAAGCTCGGCAAAGCCTGGGGTATTTAATAAACCATTAAATAAGGTATTTACACCAGTGATAGCTGTAAATGGAAAGCCTTTTAACTCTTTAACAAAACCCGGCATATCTCTTGGATTAGTAATTAATAAGTTAGTACCACCATATTTAAAGAAAGTGAAAAAGTTAGCGGTTAAAGCAAAGATATGGTACAGAGGTAAAGCAGTAACTACATTTTCTTCACCCTTTATAAAGAAGGTATCAAGACAACCTGTCACTTGTTCTAAATTACTGACCATATTACGGTGGGTCAGCATGGCACCTTTAGATACGCCTGTAGTACCACCGGTATATTGTAAAAAAGCTATATCACTACCTGTTAAATCTGGCTGTTGTACAGGTAAATTAGCCCCTTGTTTTAGAGCTTCATTAAAACTGATATAAGCCTTTAACTTATGGCTTGGTACTAGTTTTTTTACATGCTTAACCACTAAGTTGACGATATTACCTTTTATACAGCCCAGCATATCCCCCATCTTGGTTAAGATAATGTGTTTAAGCTGTACGCTATCTTGAATGTCACTGAGGGTATGGGCAAAATTTTCAACAATAATAATAGCTTTAACTTTAGAGTCAGTAAGTTGATGCTCTAATTCTCGAGGTGTATAAAGTGGATTAACATTTACTACTGTACAACCTGCCCGCAAAATCCCCATTAAAGCTACAGGATATTGCAGCAAGTTCGGCATCATAATAGCTACTGCATCGCCTTTCTTTAAACCTAAACTTTGTAAATAAGCGGCAAAAGCTGTGCTTTTTTGATCAAGCTCTTTGTAGGTAATAGACTTACCCATGTTAATAAAGGCTTTTTTATCAGCAAATTGCTCAATGCTCTGACTGAAAATATCTAATAATGATGGGTAACTATCCGGATCAATTTCCGCTGGTACACCTGACGGGTAACGTTTTAACCAAACTTTATCCACCGTCTTCTCCTTAAATAAGGTTATTCTTCTATTGCTACACACCAGCCTGATCTAATATCACATTACTGTATATAACAGTGCCAGCACAAATCTGAGTTTTTACTCTAGAGATTAATCATCCCATAATTAGCAACATTTAACAATTCTCTACTCAATAGGTTTGCGCAACTTAAGTGTCATGCGGTCACTTTCACCTATTGCCACATAGTAGTCTTTATCTTCTGCCCCCATAGCTAAAGTTGGCGGTAAAGTATAAACACCTCTGGGATAATTTTTGCTATCTAATGGATTAGCATTTACTTCACTGGTTGCAACTAATTCAAAACCTACTGACTGAGCTGCAGCAATAACATAAGCTTCATCAAGATAACCATTACTGGCTGAACTAGCAATATCAGATAAACGAGAAGCGCGATGCTCAACCATACCTAAAATACCACCTGGTTTTAAGGCATTAAATAAAGTTTGTAAGGTCGCTTGTAAATGGCCATCTTCGTTCCAAATATGCGCATTACGAAAGCTTAGCACCATATCAAACTGTTCAGTAGTTGCATTTACAAGTAATGGCGGTTCTAGTTCAACTAAAGATACTTGGCCAAAATAGTCTGTATTTTCTTCTATTTGCTGCTGTAATTTGGCACTAATTTTAGCCCAGAACACACTACGTTCATTGCGAAATTCGCCAGTATCTTGAGAAAACTGTGCTAGGGTTAATTTGCCATTAGTTTTTAAAAATGGCGCTAAAATTTCAGTATACCAACCCTTACTAGGCCAAACTTCCAATACTGACATCTGTGGCTCTAGACCAAAAAAGGTTAAGGTTTCAGCAGGATGACGAAAAGCATTACGTTGGATATTTTCTTCACTTCTAAAACTATCATTAGCAATACTCTCTAGTTCAGAAAAGTACTTTTGCTGTGACATGTCTGCATAAGCTGAGCTTGCTATTATTAAGGTAACTGGAAAAAGCACCGTATTTATTATTGTTTTTATATTTAATTTCATCAATGTTTTACCAACCTCTGTAGGATGATTACCAATTTATTTATCACTCTACCTAAAGATAAAGCCTATTATGATTCTTAATTTTACATCTTTATCTTCAATCAGTTCTCCCCCCTAATTAAGCCTTAGCTTGGGCAAGATGTAAAGTTAAACAATTAACCTATAACTTAAGGCCTTTGTCGCGATACTTTTGCCATTAAGTTACTATAAAGTACACTAGCAAATATTAGCATCCAACCAGCTTAATTTGAGGCCTTATATGTACAAAAAACATTTGGGTAAAGGTTTGTTGTCTTTATCATTACTACTTATACCAACCGCTTTATTAGCCGCACCTAAAAATATTATTTATATGATTGGTGATGGTATGGGCCCGGTATATTTATCTGGTTACCGTTATTACAGCGATGATTTAAGTACAAAAACAGTAGAGAGCACTATATATGACCAGCTATGGTTAGGTATGGCCAGCTCTTACCCTGATGATGATACTTATGTTACCGACTCTGCCGCCGGCGCTACCGCCTTAGCTGCGGGTATTAAAAGTTATAACGGCGCTATTTCAGTCGATCATAACCATATCCCGCTTAGCACTATGATGATGCAAGCTAAAAAGCTTGGCAAAATGAATGGTATTGTTGCCAGCTCACAAATCAACCACGCTACACCTGCAGCTTTTTTAGCTCATAACAAAAGTAGAAGTAATTACAATGAAATTGCTAATATGTATGTGGATTACAAAATAAACGGTAAGCCTGTTGCCGATGTTATGCTAGGTGGCGGCCAAAAGTATTTTATCCGTGATGATCGCAATTTAATTAATGAATTAAAACAGCTTGATTATCAATATGCTGATAACTGGCAACAATTAGACAAGCTAACACGAATGCCTGCTATTGCTCTATTAGCGGATGTCGCCCTGCCTTCGGCACTTGATAACCCAGTACAGCAACCGTTAGCACAATTAACCACTAAGGCATTACAGTTATTATCGCCCGCGGAAAAAGGCTTTGTGCTTATGGTAGAAGGCAGTCAAATTGATTGGTGTGGTCATAGCAACGATATTGCTTGTGCCATGGCAGAAATGGATGATTTTGCTAAAGCGATTCAAGTGGCTAAAGATTTTGTTGATGCTAACCCTGATACTCTGCTAATTATTACTGCGGATCATGAAACTGGCGGTTTGTCTTTAGGCGCTAATGGTGTTTATGAGTGGCGTACTGATCTAATTAAGAAAATCCGAAATACTGCACTGATTATTGCGCAAAAAATGCTGGCAGAGTCCGATGATAAAAACACATTAAAAATATGGCAAGATTTAACCGCTATGGAGCTGTCTAGCAAAGAGTCTGCTTTATTGTTAAGTGCCAAAGTTGATGGTAATAAAGCCTTAACAAAGCAAATTAAAGCTATTATCAATACCAAGACTCATACCGGCTGGACGACTAGTGGCCATACGGCAATTGATATACCGGTTTTAGCCTATGGCAAATGGAAAGATGATTTTATTGGTTTTCAAGACAACACTGATATTGCTAAAAAAATTATGCATTATATTGAGCAAACTAAATAAAACTGTTTGTTAGTTATTAAGCTGCCCTTCTTAGCAATGAGCCTAAGAAGGGTATTTCAAACTATACAGCGATAACTAAGCATATAGCCTATTCGCTGAAGAGCTAGTTGTGACAAATAAGGGAATAATAATAGAAAATATTGAAAAAGGTCGTAACGAAGAAAGCTAAAATAGAAGTTTAGCCTTTAAGCGTAAAGATCAACGCCTAACATAGATTGAATTTCACTACGCCGCTCTTGGTTTTGTAAGCTTTTATAGGCTAACAAAGCACGCTCTGCATGCGCATCATTAGTGTTAGCACGAAATGAAGGTTGCTTATGCTCTGCGTCTAAAGCCGATAGCACTTTGGCATTACTGCGTATGCCTGTGCCCTGAGGCGTTACCGGTGCTGTTTTTGGCTCAGCCGTTTGCCTTCTCGCTTCAGTATTTGTATATACCGCAGCAACATTAGCAGGTGCATTAAGGCTTTGATTTACAGTTAACGTCATAGCTATGCTCTAACCCAAACATGGTTTAATTATAACCAATGTTAAAATTTAACCAAGTATTATTTAGTCTCTACTCACTTTCCGGGTAACTTCTGCCATGTGACTTCATCACGAACATAACTAGGCTCTGCTAATTCTGCAGACATAAAGTCACCGGCTAACAGTGCAGGTAGCGCCAGCGCCAACATATCTTGAGCTGATGGGTACAAAATATCAGCATAATAAGTTGCTGCCTGTTTTAATTGCAGCTCTTGGCCATAAGTTTGCCAACCGGTTCCTACGCCTGCTACTTCACCTGCTAAGCCAAAGGCAGATAAAACACTCGGTTTTACCGCAGTTTCTGCCAATATTGGTTGCATAAGTTCAGTTGCGACATCAAGCTTATAAGCCGCTATATAGACTTCAGCCATACGCGCATCAATGGCAGCAACCACTTGCTTGGCGCCTTTTAAGCGATAAGCCGCTTGTGCCATAGCCGCTAACGTAGAGACACCATATACTGGCAAATTGGCTCCAAAGCCTAAACCCTGACAGACCCCAGCGCCAATTCGTACCCCAGTAAAACTACCTGGGCCTTTACCAAAAACAATGCCATCTAACTGTGACAGGCTTAATTGGGCCTGACTAAGCAATTGCTGGATCATAGGCAAAATACGCTTGCTATGCTGTTGTGGGCAAACTTCGTCTAAGGTTAACAGCTGATTATTAATAGAAAGTGCAACCGAACAGGCTTCGGTTGAGGTATCTAAAGCTAATAGTTTTACATTATCTTGCTGTTTCAAGATTCGTTTTCCTGCTCTATCTGTTTTAAAAATGTAATAGCATCATCCAGCGACCGAGTTCGGCTCATCGCGGGTAAGCTGGTTAAAAATATTTCGCCGTAGGGTTTTGTTACTAATCTATTGTCACAAATAACCATAACCCCGCGATCAGTCACATCACGAATTAAACGGCCAACGCCTTGCTTTAAGGTGATAACAGCTTGGGGCAATTGTACTTCGAAAAAAGGATCTTTGCCTTGGCGAACACAGTTTTCACTGCGCGCTTGTAATAAAGGCTCATCCGGTGAAGCAAAAGGCAACTTGTCGATAATAACACAGCTTAAGGTATCACCACGCACATCGACGCCTTCCCAAAAGCTGCCTGTTCCTAATAGCACTGCATTTTTTAATTTCACAAATTGATCTAACAGTAAACGCTTACCCGTTGTACCTTGCACTAGCACCGGCTGACGTATTAAATCGGGTAGCTGCTTAGCCACCATTTGTAACATACGGTGGCTAGTAAAGAGAAAGAAACAGCGGCCATTGTTAGCGGCTATTAATTGGCAGGCAATGTCGATTAATGTTTTAGCCATTGTTGGCTGATGCGGCTCTGGCATAAAGCGAGGCACACACAATAAAGATTGCTCAGCATAATTAAATGGGCTTTCTAACAGCAAGGTTTTCGCTTGTTGTAAGCCCATTTGCGCGGTGTAATGACTAAAGCCATTATTTACCGACAAAGTAGCAGAGGTAAAAACCCAACTACGTTCATCTGCAGCCACTATAGCGTTAAACTTATCAGCTATGCTAAGCGGTGTTAAATGCAAGCTAACGTGCAAACGAGTCGTTTCATACCATAAACTCACGCCATCTTGCTGCATATCCGTCAGTTTGGTTAAACGCAGCTTAATTTGCACTAAGCGCTCAAATACATTATCAATTTGCTCACTGCGACCTAAGCTGGATTTAAGCACTAAATACAGCATTTCAATGCTTTCGCTGACTCTATTTAAGGCCGTTTGCATCGGCAATTGCTGATAAGCTTCACGCCAATTACCCCGGGTTGAATCAGCAGAAAACTGTAGCCGCCAATCTTTTACCAATAAGGCTAGTTTTTCAGCAACTTTAGCTAGCTGTGGATGATCGCGTAATTCTGTTTTACAGGCGACATCTATATCACGGCATAAATCGAGCAATAAGCGACTGGAAACATGTTCGCCAAAATAGTCACTGGCAATATCCGGTAGCTGATGGGCCTCATCAAATATTATTACATCCATATTGGGTAATAACTCACCAAAACCGGTGTCTTTAAGTGCCAGATCAGCAAAGAATAAATGATGGTTCACTACTACTACATCGGCAGCTTGGGCTTTTTTTCGCGCTTTTAATAAATGGCAATCTTCATAAACCGGACACTCTTTGCCTAAACAGTTATCTGTCGTACTAGTGACGTAAGGCAAGGCTTTAGAATCTTCAGCAATATAACCTAGTTCGCCTATATCGCCGGTTTGAGTTTCTGCAGACCATTTTTTAATTAAGCTTAAATCTTGGATCAGCTTGTCATCTTGCATTGGCACATGATTATAGTGCTGCTCTAAACGAAATAAACAAAGATAATTACTGCGCCCTTTTAGTAGCGCCAATTGTAATGGGCTAGCGAGTGCTTTAACCACTGTGGGTAAATCACGATAATATAATTGTTCTTGTAGGTTTTTTGTGCCGGTAGATAACACTACTTTTTTGCCACTAAGTAGCGCAGGCACTAAATAAGCATAGGTTTTGCCAGTACCCGTACCCGCCTCTACGACTAAAGCACCGGACTGTTCAATAATATCAGTCACGGCTTTGGCCATATCTAGCTGAGCTTCTCGGGCATTAAAGCCGTCAATATGCTTAGCTAAGGCGCCAGTTGCAGAAAATGCGGCATTAACCTGGTTATGCATGACGAGCAATGAAAAGTGAAGAGAAATATGAGAAAACAATAAGCTGCACAGCAAATACCATCTTAGCTAAGTATAAAATAGCTATTATGCCTGTTTTGCTAACAGAAATCAGACAAAAATATCTAAGCGGCCATCTTCACCTACCTTCTGTTCATCTTCTGGCGTGGTATAAGGGGCTTCTGGCACATCTTCAATAGCCATTTTCTTACCGTATCTTGGCCGGCGTAAAATTAAATACTTTTGCTCATGGGGTTTTAATAAACTAAGTTTTGCATCTCTAAACACCGGCACCACTAGCCTAGCATCTTGCTCAACAGGGCCACCGGCTACACGTTGCACAAATGGCATAAAAGCATCCATGAATGGCCTCCTAAGCTTTAAGCTTATATTGTTTGAATACTTTATATCGGCGAGTGTAGCTTAAACTTTAGCTTAACGTTAAATTTAAGCTAACACTCGAACTTCTAGCCTAGCAGTCCTGCTAAAAGCTACTCTGCTATATCAGCAAAAGGAGCATCTATTGCATAACTAGGCTGGGTGAACCAACACGGACCATTTTCTGTCATATAAAAGTGATCTTCTAAGCGAATACCAAATTCACCTGGTAGCACTAACATAGGTTCATTACTAAAGCACATGCCCGTTGCTAAAGGTAGTGTATTGCCCTGTACTAAATAGGGCCATTCGTGAATATCCATACCGATACCGTGGCCGGTACGATGCGGTAAACCGGGTAGTTTATAGTCTGGCCCATAGCCTTGTTCAGTTAAATAATCGCGAGCAGCTTTATCTACATCTTGCCCAGCCACACCTATTTTAGCGGCATTAAAAGCAGCAATTTGTGCTTGCTTCTCATGCTGCCAAACAGCACGCTGTTTTTCTGTTGCTTCACCAAAAATATAGCTACGAGTAATATCAGATAAATAGCCAT
This window harbors:
- a CDS encoding YcgL domain-containing protein; the protein is MLCAVYKSLKKEQTYLYVERRDDFSAVPEALLNSFGPPQLVTIINLASRQHLALADLSKVKQQLQSQGFYLQIPPPVESLLTKHKAQQLTKQ
- the rnd gene encoding ribonuclease D, translated to MIPLISDDAALASYCQRIAASALLAVDTEFIRQSTLYPKLGLIQLFDGEHLALIDPLAISDWQPLKAVFANTSMVKILHSCNEDIEAFATIGIEIISPLFDSQIAAQLLGWGTSVGFANLVERITAQQLDKSETRTDWLARPLAEKQLNYAANDVLFLYPLYQALQQELSTEQFKLLLAEGEQLMQRKEQKLAPEFKYLEVKNSWLLTPRELAVLRELVSWRYQYAQQKDLALGLVLKDAQLFELAKRRPSTVESLLNIPDIPSRDARRHGQTVIQLIEQAKALPQEECPQRFYHQEDFIGYKQEVAALSAVVKQVATEQQLPAEFLSVKRQLNEFVNWCWRVSDQQRMALPLPEYCQGWRKELLLPYIKIPKHIATQA
- the tsaB gene encoding tRNA (adenosine(37)-N6)-threonylcarbamoyltransferase complex dimerization subunit type 1 TsaB; this encodes MKQQDNVKLLALDTSTEACSVALSINNQLLTLDEVCPQQHSKRILPMIQQLLSQAQLSLSQLDGIVFGKGPGSFTGVRIGAGVCQGLGFGANLPVYGVSTLAAMAQAAYRLKGAKQVVAAIDARMAEVYIAAYKLDVATELMQPILAETAVKPSVLSAFGLAGEVAGVGTGWQTYGQELQLKQAATYYADILYPSAQDMLALALPALLAGDFMSAELAEPSYVRDEVTWQKLPGK
- the minD gene encoding septum site-determining protein MinD; translated protein: MAKIIVVTSGKGGVGKTTSSAAIGTGLALKGKKTVIVDFDIGLRNLDLIMGCERRVVYDFVNVINGDSNLKQTLIKDKRCDNLFILPASQTRDKDALTKEGVERVLDELAKDFDFIICDSPAGIEAGAMMALYFADEAIVVTNPEVSSVRDSDRILGMLSSKSRRAENNQDSIKEHLLLTRYNPERVEKGEMLSVEDVKEILSIDLLGVIPESQAVLNASNSGQPVILDTESDAGQAYLDTVNRLLGEAVPFRFINVEKKGLLKRIFGG
- a CDS encoding methyltransferase, whose protein sequence is MKLNIKTIINTVLFPVTLIIASSAYADMSQQKYFSELESIANDSFRSEENIQRNAFRHPAETLTFFGLEPQMSVLEVWPSKGWYTEILAPFLKTNGKLTLAQFSQDTGEFRNERSVFWAKISAKLQQQIEENTDYFGQVSLVELEPPLLVNATTEQFDMVLSFRNAHIWNEDGHLQATLQTLFNALKPGGILGMVEHRASRLSDIASSASNGYLDEAYVIAAAQSVGFELVATSEVNANPLDSKNYPRGVYTLPPTLAMGAEDKDYYVAIGESDRMTLKLRKPIE
- the fadD gene encoding long-chain-fatty-acid--CoA ligase FadD; the encoded protein is MDKVWLKRYPSGVPAEIDPDSYPSLLDIFSQSIEQFADKKAFINMGKSITYKELDQKSTAFAAYLQSLGLKKGDAVAIMMPNLLQYPVALMGILRAGCTVVNVNPLYTPRELEHQLTDSKVKAIIIVENFAHTLSDIQDSVQLKHIILTKMGDMLGCIKGNIVNLVVKHVKKLVPSHKLKAYISFNEALKQGANLPVQQPDLTGSDIAFLQYTGGTTGVSKGAMLTHRNMVSNLEQVTGCLDTFFIKGEENVVTALPLYHIFALTANFFTFFKYGGTNLLITNPRDMPGFVKELKGFPFTAITGVNTLFNGLLNTPGFAELDFSTLKLSLGGGMAVQRPVAERWQKITGTRLLEGYGLTECCPLVTVSPYDLDGYNGSIGLPAPSTNIRIVDEKGVDVAKGESGEMLVSGPQVMLGYLNRPEETAKVLKDGWLYTGDIARMDEEGFFYIVDRKKDMILVSGFNVYPNEIEEVAAMNDKVLEVAAVGVPNEVSGEVVKLFVVKKDPSLTEEELIAHCRQYLTGYKAPKHVEFRKELPKTNVGKILRRELRDEELKKAK
- a CDS encoding alkaline phosphatase, which encodes MYKKHLGKGLLSLSLLLIPTALLAAPKNIIYMIGDGMGPVYLSGYRYYSDDLSTKTVESTIYDQLWLGMASSYPDDDTYVTDSAAGATALAAGIKSYNGAISVDHNHIPLSTMMMQAKKLGKMNGIVASSQINHATPAAFLAHNKSRSNYNEIANMYVDYKINGKPVADVMLGGGQKYFIRDDRNLINELKQLDYQYADNWQQLDKLTRMPAIALLADVALPSALDNPVQQPLAQLTTKALQLLSPAEKGFVLMVEGSQIDWCGHSNDIACAMAEMDDFAKAIQVAKDFVDANPDTLLIITADHETGGLSLGANGVYEWRTDLIKKIRNTALIIAQKMLAESDDKNTLKIWQDLTAMELSSKESALLLSAKVDGNKALTKQIKAIINTKTHTGWTTSGHTAIDIPVLAYGKWKDDFIGFQDNTDIAKKIMHYIEQTK
- the minE gene encoding cell division topological specificity factor MinE; its protein translation is MSLLDYFRSSKKRTANTAKERLQIIVAHERRKRNSPDYLPQLERDILEVIRKYVDISPEQIAVTLEQRDNELSVLELNVTFPDEKN
- the minC gene encoding septum site-determining protein MinC, which translates into the protein MSDQLLELKGSLFPLSVLSCKGLSISSLQQQLSQKLAQAPAFFYQAPIILNLTDCQQVPDFNAIKQLFSELKLVLVGVCGANTELKQLAQQAGLAALQLGKETKSNATKPIESVTETVVNIPMDSKIVEQAVRSGQQIYAKGTDLIIKGTVGAGAEVIADGNIHIYGTLRGKAIAGAAGDNSKRIYCYNLQAELISIAGNYWLSESLQGEFWGKPSCIKLQDDQLVLAELV